In Dehalococcoidia bacterium, the genomic stretch AGTCATCGGCCCCTTCCTGCGCGACCGACCGTCCTCACTACGGTCGGTCGCTCTGTTTTCCTCGTTACCCTACTGCATCGCCACGCCTCGCCTCCGTCTCATCCCTGCACCGTGCTTCCACAACTTCTGGGCACACCCCCTCCGACGCCGCCGGCTTCATGACCGGCCAGACGCTGTATCTTGACGGCGGCCAGAGTCTGAAGAAGTACCCGGAGATGTTCGGCTTCGCCCAGCAGCTCGCGGCCGAGCCGTAGCGCTACGCCAGCGCCCGCAGAAATGGCCCGATCGCCGCGTTCATCGCCTCCCACTCGATCAGGAAGGCGTCGTGGCCGTGCGGCGAGTCGATCTCGACGTACCGCGCCGCGTTGCCGTTCTGTCGGAACAGCGCCACGATCTCGTGCTGCTGCCAGGTGGGATAGAGCACGTCCGAGCTGATGCCCAGGCAGAGCACCGGGCCGCGGAAGGGCGCCAGCGCCGCCGCAGCCGAACCGCGTCCCGCGGCCACATCATGCCGGTCCATCGCCTCGGTGATCGTCAGGTAGGTGTTGGCGTCGAAGCGCTCGACCAGCTTGTGACCCTGATAGCGCAGATAATGCGAGACTTCGAAATCGCCGCCGCCGGGCACACGAGCATTGCCCTCGTCGCGCCACTCCAGCGGGTTCGGCCGCGCCGCGCCGGGCGCCAGCAGCCGGCCGAAGCGGCGCTCGAACGAGATATCCGAGCGGTACGAGATCATCGCGACCTGCCGCGCCAGCCCCAGCCCTTCGCGCGGCTGCGCCTCCGGCGAGTAGCGGCCGCCCTGCCAGGCCGGGTCGAGGCGGATCGCCTCGCGCGCGACCTCGTTCAGGCCGATGCACCAGGCGGAGTGCCCGAGCGCGGTGGCGATCGGCACGATCGAGGCGACCACTTCCGGGTACATCGCCGCCCATTCGAGCACCTGAAAGCCGCCAAGCGAGCCGCCCGCCACTGTCACAAGCCGGCGCACGCCCAGCCGGTCGATCAGCAGCCGCTGCGCCCGCACCATGTCCCGCACCGTGATCGGCGGGAAGTCCGGTCCGTACGGGCGGCCAGTCGCAGGATCGAGCGAGGTCGGACCGGTGGTGCCGTAGCAACTGCCGAGGAAGTTCGTGCAGATCACATAGTACCGATCGGTGTCCAGCGCGAGTCCGGGACCGATCAGCGGCTCCCACCAGCCTGGCTGGCCATCGAGCGATCCGTCGGCGGCGTGGAGGTTGCCGGCGTGGGCGCTGCCCGTGAGAGCATGACAGACGAGGATGGCGTTGCCGCCATCCCCGCCCAACCGGCCGTAGGTTTCGTAGGCCACGGTGAGCGGCCCCAGCCGGCCGGCGTCCAGCTCCAGCGCCTCAAAGGTCGCGCTGGCCGCGAGCGTGGACGGAATGCGCGAGGCGCCGGCAGGCATCACGTCAACTCGCGGCGAGCGCCTGCTCGAAGTCGGCCGTGATGTCATCGATGTGCTCGATGCCGACCGAGACGCGCACCATGTCGTCGGTCACGCCGGCTGCCTGCTGCTCCGCGGCATCGAGCTGCTGGTGGGTGGTGCTCGCCGGGTGGATCACCAGCGTCTTGGCGTCGCCGACGTTGGCCAGCAGTGTCGCCAGCTTCACGTTGTTGATGAACGACTTGCCGGCCTCCATGCCGCCCTTCACGCCGAAGTTCAGCATCGCGCCGAACTTGCCGGCGCGCACGTACTTGTTCGCGTTCTTGTGCGAGGGATGCCCTTCGAGCCCCGGATAGTTCACCCAGGTCACCTTCGGGTTGCGGCTCAGCCACTGCGCCAGCGCCATCGCGTTCTCGCAGTGCTTGTCCACGCGCAGCGAGAGCGTTTCGAGGCCCAGCAGGAACAAAAACGAGTTGAAGGGGCTCATGCAGGGGCCGAGGTCGCGCAGCCCCTCGACACGGGCGCGGATGATGAAGGCGACGTTGCCCAGACCGGGGAAATCGCCGAACACGTCCCAGAACTTCATGCCGTGGTAGCCCGGCGAAGGCTCGGTCATGATCGGGAAGTTGCCGTTGCCCCAGTTGAACTTGCCGCCGTCGACGATCACGCCGCCGATCGAGTTGCCGTGGCCGTTGATCCACTTCGTGGCCGAGTGCACGACGATATCGGCGCCGTGGTCGATCGGCCGTACGAGATAGCCGCCGGCGCCGAAGGTGTTGTCCACGACGAGCGGAATGCCGTGCTTGTGCGCCACGGCGGCGACGCCTGCGAAGTCCGGCACGTTGTAGGCCGGGTTGCCGAAGCTCTCCAGGTAGAGCGCCTTCGTCTTGCCGTCGATCGCCTTCTCGAACTGCTCCGGCTCGTCCGTGTCGATCCATTTGACGTTGATGCCGAGGCGGGGGAAGGTGACCTTGAACTGGTTGTAGGTGCCGCCGTAGAGCAGCGGCGTGGAGACGATGTTCTCGCCCGCCTGCGCGATCGTGGTGATCGCCAGCAGCTGCGCCGCCTGGCCCGAGGCCGTGGCCAGGGCGCCGCTGCCGCCCTCCAGCGCGGCCATGCGCTGCTCGAAGGCGTCCGTAGTCGGGTTCATGATGCGGGTGTAGATGTTGCCGAACTTCTGCAGCGCGAACAGCGCCGCCGCGTTCTCGGCCGTCTCCAGCGCGAAGGTGGCGGTCTGGTAGATCGGCATCGCGCGGGCGCCGGTGGTCGGGTCGGGCGCCTGGCCGGCATGGACCTGGAGCGTCTCGAAGCGGTAGCCTTCGGGCATCGTTTCAATCCTCGCTGGCATTAGGGCCGAGAACGACGGCGGCCCTAAGGATTGTCACCGAACTAGATCGAAGAAATCAACTTCTCGCACTCCGCCCTATCAACCGACCCCCGTAGCCTCCCCCTCTCCAGTTGCTGGAAAGGGGGCCGGGGCCAGAGCGCAGCGCAACCGTCGGAGACTTGAAACGAGGTGACCCAATGCAGATCAGCCCCAGCGTCCGCGCCGTGCAGGTGCCCGACGAAGAACCGATGCACCCGCTCTTCACCTCGATCTACCTCGTCGGCAAGCACGGCGCCGGCGAGGCGCTGACGATCGACTCCGGCGAGGCGATCGACCGCTACAAGTGGATGCTGCGCGGCTACCTGGCCGCGACGGAGCGCTCGGAGATCGCGCTGGCCGGCATCACCCACTTCCACCTCGACCACAGCGGCAATTTGAAGTGGGTGCAGGAGACGCTCAAGGCCGAGGTCGTGCTCGCCGACGAAGCGCGGCCGTTCCTCGAAAAGGACGACCGCCTACCCGAAAGCGGCACGCGCCCGATCCGCGACGGCGACGTGATCACGCTCGACGGCGGCGTGCGCGTGCAGATCATCTTCACGCCCGGCCACTCGCCCGATTCGCTCTGCTACTACATTGAAGAAGAAGGCGTGCTGTTCACGGGCGACACGCTGCTGGGCAGCAGCACGACCACGGTGCACGACCTGGCGGCCTATCGCGCCAGCCTGCAGCGGCTGCTGGCGCTGCCCAAGCTCGACGTGATCTGCCCCGGCCACGGCGCCGTGGTCAACGACCCGCGCGAGCGCCTGCAGATGTACGTGGACCACCGCAACGAGCGCGAGCGCCAGATCATCGCGGAGCTGGCCGGCGGCGGCGAGCACACGAGCTGGGAGATCATGCTCAAGCTCTACCCCGAGATCAACACGCGCCTGCGCCGCGCCGCCGACAGCAACGTGCAGGCGCACCTGCGCCAGCTTGAAGCCGAGGGGCGCGTCAAGCTGTTCGAGGGCGTGCGCAAGGAGCCGGAGCCGCCGGCGCCGGCCCAGGTGGCCGAGCACGAGCGGCGCGAGGCGATCAAGGCCGAGGCGAAGAAGCTCGAGGACGAGGAGCGCAAGGCGGCGATCGCGCGGCAGGAGAATCCGCCCGACGACGAGTGGGTCGAGCGCCCGCGCTACGAGCTGGTCGGCACGGCGCGGGCGTAGCCACGGGGGCCGCGATGGTGACGCCGCGAGGCACGACGAGCAAGGTCTGCGTGGTGGGCACCGGCGCCTTCGGCACGGTGCTGGGGCTGCTCATCGCCGAGCGCGGCGCCCGCACCGTGCTGCTCTGCCGCGACCCGGACGAGGCGAAGCGGCTGCGCGCCGAGCGCGAGAACCGGCGCTTCCTGCCCGATGTGCCGCTGCCGCAGGATATGGCCTTCACCGCCGATCCCGCGGAGGCGATCGACGGCGCGCGGCTGGTGATCCTGGCGCCGCCGGCGCAGCGCCTGCGCGAGAACCTGGCCTGGATCGGGCCGGCGCTGCCCGCCGCCACGGGCCTGCTCTGCGCCAGCAAGGGCATCGAAGTGCGGAGCGGCCTGCGCATGTCGGAGGTGATCCGCGAGGCGCTGGGGCCGCGTCCCGGCGTGGTGCTGACGCTCTCCGGGCCGAACCTTTCGGGCGAGATCGCCGGTCACCTGCCCGCGGCGGCGGTGGTGGCCGGACCGCCCGAGGCCGAGGCCGGCATCGTGCGCGTGCAGGAGGTGCTCTCCTCCGACCGCTTCCGCACGTACGGCAGTCACGACCAGATCGGTGTGGAGCTGGGCGGGGCGCTGAAGAACGTGATCGCGATCGCCTGCGGCATCGGCGACGGGCTGGGCTTCGGCCACAACGCCCGCGCCGCGCTGCTCACCCGCGGTCTCGCCGAAATCACGCGCCTGGTGGTGGCCTGCGGCGGCGACGCGCGCACAATGTCCGGCCTGGCGGGCGTCGGCGACCTGATGACCACCGTGGCCAGCTCGGCCAGCCGCAACTACTCGCTCGGCGTGGCGCTGGGCCGCGGCGAGCGGCTTGCGGACTACGCGGCGCGCAGCGTGCACATCGCCGAGGGCGTGCCCACGACCCGCGCCGCCGTGGCGCTGGGCGAGCGGCTGGGCGTGGAGCTGCCGATCGCGCAGCAGTTGCGCGCCGTGCTGGACGAAGAGTGCACGCCGCTCGCCGGCGCGACCGCCCTGATGCGCCGGGCACTGGTGGCGGAGTAAGCGGGGCACGGTGAGACAGCGACGCAGCCAGCGTCCCTTATGCCCCGCGCTCCGCCCTCGTCAGGCCACCTGGTCCAGGACTTTGGCGCGCAGGCGCTCGCCGGCGCGGCGCAGCCAGTCGGCGTCCGGCAGGGCGTAGGGGCGGAAGCGCTCCAGCCGGCCCTCCTCCTCGTTGCAGTACAGCGCCTGGTGCGGGCCGAGCTTGCTCGCCGCCTCCACGTCCACCAGGGTGCGCGAGTCCTGGGCGCTCATCTGCAAGACCACGCGCAGCACGAACTCGCGCAGCAGGCGATGGTCCAGCACGCGGTTCAGGTTCGTCAGCGTGTCGCACCAGGCCAGCGTGTGCACGCCCACGTCCGGCCCCTCGCGCAGGATCGTGGGGAAGCGCTTCGCCGGGCTGGGCGCCTCGTCCGCCTCGCCGCCGAAGCTGAAGCCGAACTCGTCGAGGGGGCGCAGGTCGCGCGCCCACTGCAGGCCGAAGATGACCAGGTAGATCGGCCCGCCCGAGGCCTGCTCCTCGATGCGGCGCTCGACCGTGGCGGCGATCTCCGCGATCAGCTCGGGCAGGTGCCGGCGGCCGGCGACCTGGATGTCGTGCGGCAGCAGGCTCGCCATGCGGGCGAAGCTGCCGGCGTGCGGCCAGTCGATCGGCGTGAAGTCGAGCACACAGAAGCGGGCGCGGGCGCCGCCGGGCAGCGGCGGGGTGTGCGCCGCCAGACTCAGCAGCGTCGTGGTCAGCACCCCGAGCGCCGCCTCGTCGTTCTGGCCGACGACCAGCAGGTTGGCGCCGCTCTGGCGCACGAAGGGCGCGGCGGTCGGGTCCTTGATCGCGATCGGCTCGCCCAGCCAGGCCGGCGTGGCCCGCAACTGGCCGGGCCAGTCCGGCGCCTCGATCAGCTCCGCGATCGGGCTCTGGCTGATGTCGGCCGGCTCGTTGCCCTCGAACACGCGCTGCGGCGCCGGCGGCCGGTAGCCCTGCTGCTGCGCCAGCTCCTGCGCCGTGGCCAGGTAGGCGTCGCGCTGCGCGTCCGCGAGCCAGCCGACCTGGCAGGGGTTGTTGCTTTCGACCACGCCGTTGTTCGAGTTGTAGATCGCCGCCCCCGGCCGCGTCAGCGAGCGCGCCGCCAGGTTGTCGTCGGAGAGGATCAGGCGCGAGTCGGCCTCGGAGCACTGCAGGGCGATGCGCACCTGCATCTGGTCGATCGTGCTGCGCGGCAGCATGTAGCTGCCGGTGAAGGCGCCGGCCAGGCTCTGCGAGGCGAGCAGCACGTGAATGCCGAAGGAGCGGCCCTGCCGCACCAGCCGGTCCAGCAGCTGCGCCGCGCCGGCGGCGATCGCGTCGTTCTCGGTGAAGAACTCCTGGAACTCGTCCACCAGGAGCAGGATGCGCGGCATCGGCCCGGCGATGCGCTCGCGGTAGGCGGGCACGTCGTCCACGCCCGCCTGGCGGAACAGCTCGCCGCGCCGTTTCATCTCCGCGTCGAGCCCCTGCAGCACGCTGAGGCCGAACTCGCGCTCGCTCTCGATCGCCACCACGCGGGCGTGCGGCAGCGCATGCCGGGCGTAGGTCTTGAACTCGACGCCCTTCTTGAAGTCGATCAGGTACAGCTCAACCTCGTCCGGGCTGTAGAACAGCGTCAGGCTGGTGATCAGCGTGTGCAAGAGCGTGGACTTGCCCGAGCCGGTCTTGCCGGTGAGCAGCACGTGGTGCGCCGTGCCCTTGCCCAGCGTCAGGCACTGCACGCGCGTGGCGCCGGCGCGGCCCACCAGCGCCGTCAGCCCCGGCGCACTGCCGCCTTTCCACCACGTCGTCGGGTCCGCCGGGTCCACCTGGTCCAGCAAGCCTTCATAGTCTTCCGGATGGGCCAGCACCTGGTCGCGGAAGAGGTCGTACAGCCGCTCGAACGGCACCTCGACGCGGCTGGAGTCCTTCGCCTCTTTGCCCACCGTGGTGAGAATGCGGCCGAACAGCGTCTTGTCGGGTTCTTTCTGCATGGTCAGGTCGGGCGGCGCATCCAGCACGAAGGTGGAGGACTGCACGGCCTCGTCCTGCCAGACGAAGCGTTGGCGGTTCCAGTAGATCACGCTGCTGACGCGCTCCAGCTCGCGCAGGTTGAAGCCCTCCGGCAGCGGCAGCTCCGGGTCGACCAGCATGATCGTGTAGACGCCGCAGCGCGGGCCGTTCTGCGCGATGCTGAACAGCCGCCGCGCCGCCGTCTCGCTGAAGGCGGCGGGAAAGTCGAGCACGACGAGCAGGCGGTACGGCTCGGCTACTTCGCCGGCGTTGGCGTTGAACTCCTCGATCGTGGCGTACTGGTTGCGCAGGTACTTCTGGATCACCATCTCCATGTGCTCGGTGAGGTCCACCAGCCGCTGCTCAATCTGCTGCGGCTCGGTCCACGCCTTGCCGGTCACCAGCGCCTCGTTGTAATCGGCCAGGTGCATGAAGGCGGCCACGTTCTGGCCAAGGCCGATCGGGTCGAGGAAGGTGAAGCGGACCTTGCCCGGCGGCAGCGTGGCCAGCACGCGCAGCAGCATCGACTGGATGCAGCCGATCGCCTGCTGCTTCGCCTGTCCGGAGACCTTGAAGAGGATGTTGCCCGCGTCGATGAAGGGCAGCAGCGCCGGCACGGAGATCGAGGTCATGTCGTTCAGCCCGCCGGGCACGACGAGGCCGGTGAGCGGGTCGCGCGGGCCTTCGTGCAGCGTGCCGGCGCGCACGTAACGCGGGATCGTCTGGTCGCTGCCCGGCTGCCACTCGTCCCAGATCGGATCGTCCCAGTGTGCGCCGGCCATACCCGCTTCGCGCGTGATCGCCTCGGCGTCCTCGGTAATGCGCACGATCGTGTCGTCGTACTCGCGCTGCATGGCGCGGATCGCGGCCTCGTGCTCGGCCTCGGCGGCGCTGATGCGCTCGTCGTGCCGGCGCTCGGCCCCGCTGATCTGCTGCTCACAGGCGGCGCGCGTGCCGACCGTGCCCTGCTCGTACTCGCGCTCGGCCTGTTCCAGGCGCGCCGTGCACTCCTGCTCGCTGCTCTTCAGCCAGTAGTCGTGCCAGAACTGCCCGTCGCTCCACGCCTGGCAAAGGCGGTTGACGTGCTGCTGGAGCTGCACGGTGGGGTCGCGCCGAAAGGGAAGCCGCATCACGATCGCTCCGGGATGAATGGGTCAAACGACGCAAGGTGCAGGGCGCAGGCAAGGCGCCCTCGTGTTCATCCCTTCGCCCTGCGCCCCACGCCCTACACCCTCTATTCCCTGTTCCCTACCGCAGGTGATAGACCCGCACGTTGTGGTCGCTGGTCCAGGCGATGAGCGCGCCGCCCTTCGCGAAGGCGACACTCCACACCGGGCTGCTGGCCCCCAGGCTCTTGAGCCGGTGACCGTCCAGGCTCCAGAGCTTGACCGACTTGTCGACACCGGCGCTGGCGATCTGCTTGCCGTCCGGCGAGAAGGCGACGCTGCGCACCGGCTGGCTGCCGGCGTTGATCACGCGCAGTTGCCGGCCCGTCGCCACTTCCCAAAGCCGCACGGTGCCGTCGCTGCCA encodes the following:
- a CDS encoding homoserine O-acetyltransferase, which gives rise to MPAGASRIPSTLAASATFEALELDAGRLGPLTVAYETYGRLGGDGGNAILVCHALTGSAHAGNLHAADGSLDGQPGWWEPLIGPGLALDTDRYYVICTNFLGSCYGTTGPTSLDPATGRPYGPDFPPITVRDMVRAQRLLIDRLGVRRLVTVAGGSLGGFQVLEWAAMYPEVVASIVPIATALGHSAWCIGLNEVAREAIRLDPAWQGGRYSPEAQPREGLGLARQVAMISYRSDISFERRFGRLLAPGAARPNPLEWRDEGNARVPGGGDFEVSHYLRYQGHKLVERFDANTYLTITEAMDRHDVAAGRGSAAAALAPFRGPVLCLGISSDVLYPTWQQHEIVALFRQNGNAARYVEIDSPHGHDAFLIEWEAMNAAIGPFLRALA
- a CDS encoding O-acetylhomoserine aminocarboxypropyltransferase/cysteine synthase is translated as MPEGYRFETLQVHAGQAPDPTTGARAMPIYQTATFALETAENAAALFALQKFGNIYTRIMNPTTDAFEQRMAALEGGSGALATASGQAAQLLAITTIAQAGENIVSTPLLYGGTYNQFKVTFPRLGINVKWIDTDEPEQFEKAIDGKTKALYLESFGNPAYNVPDFAGVAAVAHKHGIPLVVDNTFGAGGYLVRPIDHGADIVVHSATKWINGHGNSIGGVIVDGGKFNWGNGNFPIMTEPSPGYHGMKFWDVFGDFPGLGNVAFIIRARVEGLRDLGPCMSPFNSFLFLLGLETLSLRVDKHCENAMALAQWLSRNPKVTWVNYPGLEGHPSHKNANKYVRAGKFGAMLNFGVKGGMEAGKSFINNVKLATLLANVGDAKTLVIHPASTTHQQLDAAEQQAAGVTDDMVRVSVGIEHIDDITADFEQALAAS
- a CDS encoding MBL fold metallo-hydrolase, producing MQISPSVRAVQVPDEEPMHPLFTSIYLVGKHGAGEALTIDSGEAIDRYKWMLRGYLAATERSEIALAGITHFHLDHSGNLKWVQETLKAEVVLADEARPFLEKDDRLPESGTRPIRDGDVITLDGGVRVQIIFTPGHSPDSLCYYIEEEGVLFTGDTLLGSSTTTVHDLAAYRASLQRLLALPKLDVICPGHGAVVNDPRERLQMYVDHRNERERQIIAELAGGGEHTSWEIMLKLYPEINTRLRRAADSNVQAHLRQLEAEGRVKLFEGVRKEPEPPAPAQVAEHERREAIKAEAKKLEDEERKAAIARQENPPDDEWVERPRYELVGTARA
- a CDS encoding NAD(P)H-dependent glycerol-3-phosphate dehydrogenase; protein product: MVTPRGTTSKVCVVGTGAFGTVLGLLIAERGARTVLLCRDPDEAKRLRAERENRRFLPDVPLPQDMAFTADPAEAIDGARLVILAPPAQRLRENLAWIGPALPAATGLLCASKGIEVRSGLRMSEVIREALGPRPGVVLTLSGPNLSGEIAGHLPAAAVVAGPPEAEAGIVRVQEVLSSDRFRTYGSHDQIGVELGGALKNVIAIACGIGDGLGFGHNARAALLTRGLAEITRLVVACGGDARTMSGLAGVGDLMTTVASSASRNYSLGVALGRGERLADYAARSVHIAEGVPTTRAAVALGERLGVELPIAQQLRAVLDEECTPLAGATALMRRALVAE
- a CDS encoding FtsK/SpoIIIE domain-containing protein gives rise to the protein MRLPFRRDPTVQLQQHVNRLCQAWSDGQFWHDYWLKSSEQECTARLEQAEREYEQGTVGTRAACEQQISGAERRHDERISAAEAEHEAAIRAMQREYDDTIVRITEDAEAITREAGMAGAHWDDPIWDEWQPGSDQTIPRYVRAGTLHEGPRDPLTGLVVPGGLNDMTSISVPALLPFIDAGNILFKVSGQAKQQAIGCIQSMLLRVLATLPPGKVRFTFLDPIGLGQNVAAFMHLADYNEALVTGKAWTEPQQIEQRLVDLTEHMEMVIQKYLRNQYATIEEFNANAGEVAEPYRLLVVLDFPAAFSETAARRLFSIAQNGPRCGVYTIMLVDPELPLPEGFNLRELERVSSVIYWNRQRFVWQDEAVQSSTFVLDAPPDLTMQKEPDKTLFGRILTTVGKEAKDSSRVEVPFERLYDLFRDQVLAHPEDYEGLLDQVDPADPTTWWKGGSAPGLTALVGRAGATRVQCLTLGKGTAHHVLLTGKTGSGKSTLLHTLITSLTLFYSPDEVELYLIDFKKGVEFKTYARHALPHARVVAIESEREFGLSVLQGLDAEMKRRGELFRQAGVDDVPAYRERIAGPMPRILLLVDEFQEFFTENDAIAAGAAQLLDRLVRQGRSFGIHVLLASQSLAGAFTGSYMLPRSTIDQMQVRIALQCSEADSRLILSDDNLAARSLTRPGAAIYNSNNGVVESNNPCQVGWLADAQRDAYLATAQELAQQQGYRPPAPQRVFEGNEPADISQSPIAELIEAPDWPGQLRATPAWLGEPIAIKDPTAAPFVRQSGANLLVVGQNDEAALGVLTTTLLSLAAHTPPLPGGARARFCVLDFTPIDWPHAGSFARMASLLPHDIQVAGRRHLPELIAEIAATVERRIEEQASGGPIYLVIFGLQWARDLRPLDEFGFSFGGEADEAPSPAKRFPTILREGPDVGVHTLAWCDTLTNLNRVLDHRLLREFVLRVVLQMSAQDSRTLVDVEAASKLGPHQALYCNEEEGRLERFRPYALPDADWLRRAGERLRAKVLDQVA